A DNA window from Variovorax sp. J2L1-78 contains the following coding sequences:
- a CDS encoding Bug family tripartite tricarboxylate transporter substrate binding protein, with protein MSLVAVLRTATLACTLLASLGTAAQTLGSKPVRLVVPFAPGGATDIVARAVADSLARELGRTVIVENRAGAGGSVGANFVSKAAPDGDTLGVATVSTMAANPAINPKNPYHPVSGFTPVITLATVPVVLAVNRSRLPVGNLKELIALLLQQPGKHAFASAGTGGVGHLDGELFKALTHTDLTHVPYKGAGPAITDLLAGQVDMMFDNLPSMLPHFQSGALQAIAVMSPQRSPSLPDVPTFTEGGLRTLDNTAWMGLVAPPDMPSAVRDGLQAAAARSLNDPAVRKRFADAGIQPAGGSAADFAALIEKELKLRQRIVAEQKLKLD; from the coding sequence ATGTCTCTCGTCGCAGTTCTACGCACGGCCACCCTGGCCTGTACCTTGTTGGCCTCGCTTGGCACGGCGGCCCAGACGCTCGGCAGCAAGCCGGTTCGACTGGTGGTGCCCTTCGCGCCCGGCGGTGCCACCGACATCGTCGCCCGCGCTGTCGCGGATTCCCTCGCCAGGGAACTGGGGCGAACGGTCATCGTCGAGAACCGGGCCGGCGCGGGCGGGTCGGTCGGCGCCAACTTCGTGTCCAAGGCGGCTCCCGACGGTGACACGCTCGGCGTGGCCACTGTCTCCACGATGGCCGCGAACCCGGCCATCAACCCGAAGAACCCCTACCACCCCGTCAGCGGCTTCACGCCGGTCATCACGCTCGCCACCGTGCCGGTCGTGCTCGCGGTCAATCGTTCCCGATTGCCGGTCGGCAACCTGAAGGAACTGATTGCCCTGCTGCTGCAGCAGCCCGGCAAGCACGCGTTCGCATCGGCCGGCACCGGTGGCGTGGGTCACCTCGACGGAGAGTTGTTCAAGGCGCTGACCCACACCGACCTCACGCATGTCCCCTACAAGGGTGCAGGGCCGGCGATCACGGACCTGCTGGCCGGGCAGGTCGACATGATGTTCGACAACCTGCCGTCGATGCTTCCCCACTTCCAATCCGGCGCACTGCAGGCCATCGCCGTGATGAGTCCGCAGCGAAGCCCCAGCCTGCCCGACGTGCCGACGTTCACCGAAGGCGGCCTGAGGACGCTCGACAACACGGCATGGATGGGCCTCGTCGCGCCGCCGGACATGCCGTCGGCGGTCCGCGACGGCCTGCAGGCCGCCGCTGCGCGCTCGCTGAACGACCCAGCGGTCCGCAAGCGCTTCGCGGACGCGGGCATCCAGCCCGCCGGTGGCAGCGCCGCCGACTTCGCGGCGCTGATCGAGAAAGAGCTGAAGCTGCGGCAACGGATCGTGGCCGAGCAGAAGCTCAAGCTTGATTGA
- a CDS encoding SMP-30/gluconolactonase/LRE family protein — MKTHYPLPRDFRLDLQDLRPAFAGLKSPECILTNQDGVFLMSDRRGGVTHVTPDGNMQLVRGTTVHGDALHSNGIALRANGKVLIAHLGDTDGGVYELGAAGPAEPIVTSLEGRPLPPTNFVLEDHAGNVWFTVSTRQIPRSMAWYPEETDGYIAVHNAQGTRIVADGLGYTNEFAFSPDGAFVYVNETHARRLTRFRVAPGPALVDRETVCSFDPGDQPDGICFDAFGGAWVTCLVSNKVYVLRPDGERQLVLADTDPDHVARYVDDLRSRSLTRNSIWTCGRSSLGNVSSLCFGGADRRTVFLGSLLGERVLAFDSPVAGLEPVHWHRRFRPASAD, encoded by the coding sequence ATGAAGACGCACTACCCGCTGCCACGGGATTTCCGCCTCGACTTGCAGGACCTGCGCCCCGCGTTCGCCGGCCTGAAGAGTCCCGAGTGCATCCTCACCAACCAGGACGGCGTCTTCCTGATGTCCGACCGGCGCGGCGGCGTCACGCACGTCACGCCCGATGGGAACATGCAGCTGGTTCGCGGGACCACGGTCCATGGCGACGCCCTGCACTCCAACGGCATCGCGCTCAGAGCTAACGGCAAGGTCCTGATCGCCCACCTCGGCGACACCGACGGCGGCGTCTACGAACTGGGCGCGGCGGGGCCGGCCGAGCCGATCGTCACGTCGCTCGAGGGCAGGCCGCTTCCGCCCACCAACTTCGTCCTGGAGGACCATGCGGGCAACGTGTGGTTCACGGTCAGTACGCGGCAGATCCCCAGGTCCATGGCCTGGTACCCCGAAGAGACCGATGGATATATCGCTGTTCACAACGCGCAAGGCACGCGGATCGTGGCCGACGGGCTGGGATACACCAACGAATTCGCCTTCTCGCCGGATGGCGCGTTCGTCTACGTCAACGAGACCCATGCGCGCCGGCTGACGCGCTTTCGCGTGGCGCCCGGGCCGGCGCTGGTCGATCGCGAGACCGTCTGCAGCTTCGACCCCGGCGATCAGCCCGACGGCATCTGCTTCGATGCTTTCGGGGGCGCATGGGTGACCTGCCTTGTGAGCAACAAGGTCTACGTGCTCCGACCCGACGGTGAGCGTCAACTCGTGCTGGCCGACACCGACCCCGACCATGTCGCGCGCTACGTGGACGACCTGCGCTCCCGCAGCCTGACACGCAACAGCATCTGGACCTGCGGTCGAAGCTCGCTGGGCAACGTCTCGAGCCTTTGCTTCGGCGGTGCCGACCGCAGGACCGTCTTCCTCGGCTCGCTGCTCGGAGAGCGCGTGCTCGCCTTCGACAGCCCGGTGGCAGGCCTCGAACCGGTGCACTGGCATCGGCGCTTTCGTCCGGCATCGGCCGATTGA
- a CDS encoding alpha/beta hydrolase gives MTVAVAEGWPMVETEFSVPFHEDILHGTITGQTWHTIPRVLFLHGGGASTSSLGSRYLRCALADQGIASAAFDFSGHGRSTGRLENASLRRRTDEALQVAAHLQLERPSALIATSMAGHIACRLIEPLRPNALVLYAPAAYEERAEPIRFGDEFRAVIRSTRAFASSPAFGSLERFDGRLLVVYGAHDSIIPEAVQEAYASRAVNASSIDRVWLPDAGHKLHDWLAHHPREQADIARRVLAMLS, from the coding sequence ATGACGGTCGCTGTCGCGGAGGGCTGGCCCATGGTCGAGACGGAATTCTCGGTTCCATTTCACGAAGACATCCTGCACGGAACCATCACGGGCCAAACCTGGCACACGATTCCACGCGTGCTGTTCCTGCATGGCGGCGGGGCATCGACCTCGTCGCTGGGATCGCGCTACCTGCGTTGCGCCCTGGCAGACCAGGGCATCGCGAGCGCCGCGTTCGATTTCTCCGGGCATGGCCGCAGCACCGGTCGCCTGGAGAACGCCAGCCTCCGGCGAAGGACGGACGAGGCGCTGCAGGTGGCCGCGCACTTGCAGCTGGAGCGGCCTTCGGCGCTGATCGCCACCAGCATGGCCGGGCACATCGCATGTCGCCTCATCGAGCCGCTGCGCCCGAATGCCCTCGTCTTGTACGCCCCGGCGGCCTACGAAGAACGCGCGGAACCGATCCGCTTCGGCGACGAATTCCGCGCCGTCATTCGCTCGACGCGCGCCTTTGCGTCGTCGCCCGCCTTCGGGTCCCTCGAAAGATTCGATGGCCGGCTGCTGGTCGTCTATGGCGCGCACGACAGCATCATTCCCGAAGCGGTCCAGGAAGCCTACGCAAGCCGGGCCGTGAACGCGAGCAGCATCGACCGGGTCTGGCTGCCGGACGCCGGGCACAAGCTGCACGACTGGCTCGCGCACCATCCCCGCGAGCAGGCCGATATCGCTCGGCGCGTCCTGGCGATGCTCTCGTGA
- a CDS encoding bifunctional aconitate hydratase 2/2-methylisocitrate dehydratase, with product MLQAYVDHVAERAALGIPPLPLTAKQTGEVIELMKNATSKDGEFLLNLLTYRVPAGVDDAAKVKASYLAAVAHGTEKSLLLSRARATELLGTMLGGYNISPMIDLLDDAEVGAVAAEGLKKTLLMFDQFHDVKEKADAGNANAKAVLQSWADAEWFTSRPEVPQSITVSIFKVAGEINTDDLSPAPDATTRPDIPMHALAMHKNARPGIVPEEDGKRGPVKFIEDLRARGHLVAYAGDVVGTGSSRKSATNSVLWFTGEDIPYVPNKRFGGVCLGGKIAPIFYNTMEDSGALPIELDVTQMEMGDVVELRPYEGKALKDGKVIAEFQVKSDVLFDEVRAGGRIPLIIGRGLTAKAREALGLPVSTLFRLPTSPVDTKKGFSLAQKMVGRACGLPEGQGVRPGTYCEPKMTSVGSQDTTGPMTRDELKDLACLGFSADLVMQSFCHTAAYPKKVDVKMHHELPDFMATRGGVSLRPGDGVIHSWLNRLLTPDTVGTGGDSHTRFPIGISFPAGSGLVAFAAATGVMPLDMPESVLVRFKGKMQPGVTLRDLVNAIPLYAIKSGLLTVAKQGKKNIFSGRILEIEGLPDLKVEQAFELSDASAERSAAGCTVHLNKEPIIEYINSNITLMRWMIAEGYADGRTLARRIAAQEAWLKDPQLLKGDDDADYAAVIEIDLADIHEPIVACPNDPDDVKTLSDVAGAKIDEVFIGSCMTNIGHFRAASKLLEGKRDIPVKLWIAPPTKMDAHQLTEEGHYGVFGNAGARTEMPGCSLCMGNQAQVREGATVMSTSTRNFPNRLGKNTFVYLGSAELAAICSRLGRIPTKEEYMASVGVLDASSAQIYQYLNFDKLDEYRDVAAGVAA from the coding sequence ATGTTGCAAGCCTACGTTGACCATGTCGCTGAGCGCGCCGCGCTCGGCATCCCGCCCCTCCCGCTCACCGCCAAGCAGACGGGCGAAGTGATCGAGCTGATGAAGAACGCGACGTCGAAAGACGGCGAGTTCCTCCTGAACCTGCTCACCTACCGTGTGCCGGCGGGCGTCGACGACGCGGCCAAGGTCAAGGCCAGCTACCTGGCGGCGGTGGCGCATGGCACCGAGAAGAGCCTGCTGCTGTCGCGCGCCCGTGCCACGGAGTTGCTCGGCACCATGCTCGGCGGCTACAACATCAGCCCGATGATCGACCTGCTCGACGATGCCGAGGTCGGCGCCGTGGCGGCCGAAGGCCTCAAGAAGACGCTCCTGATGTTCGACCAGTTCCACGACGTCAAGGAAAAGGCCGACGCGGGCAACGCCAACGCCAAGGCCGTGCTGCAGAGCTGGGCCGATGCCGAGTGGTTCACCAGCCGCCCCGAAGTCCCGCAAAGCATCACCGTCAGCATCTTCAAGGTGGCCGGCGAGATCAACACCGACGACCTGTCGCCTGCGCCCGACGCCACCACGCGTCCCGACATCCCGATGCACGCCCTGGCGATGCACAAGAACGCCCGTCCCGGCATCGTGCCGGAAGAAGACGGCAAGCGCGGCCCGGTGAAGTTCATCGAAGACCTGCGTGCCCGCGGCCACCTGGTGGCTTACGCTGGCGACGTGGTCGGCACCGGCTCATCGCGCAAGAGCGCCACCAATTCCGTGCTGTGGTTCACCGGCGAAGACATCCCGTACGTGCCGAACAAGCGCTTCGGCGGCGTCTGCCTCGGCGGCAAGATCGCCCCCATCTTCTACAACACGATGGAAGACTCGGGCGCGTTGCCGATCGAGCTCGACGTGACGCAGATGGAAATGGGTGACGTCGTCGAACTGCGCCCCTACGAGGGCAAGGCGCTCAAGGACGGCAAGGTCATTGCCGAGTTCCAGGTCAAGAGCGACGTGCTGTTCGACGAAGTGCGCGCCGGCGGCCGCATTCCGCTGATCATCGGCCGCGGCCTCACAGCCAAGGCGCGCGAAGCGCTGGGCCTGCCCGTGTCGACGCTGTTCCGCCTGCCGACCAGCCCGGTCGACACCAAGAAGGGCTTCTCGCTCGCGCAGAAAATGGTCGGCCGCGCCTGCGGCCTGCCCGAAGGCCAGGGCGTGCGCCCGGGCACGTACTGCGAACCCAAGATGACCTCGGTCGGTTCGCAGGACACCACCGGCCCGATGACGCGCGACGAACTTAAGGACCTGGCCTGCCTGGGCTTCTCGGCCGACCTCGTCATGCAGTCGTTCTGCCACACCGCGGCGTACCCCAAGAAGGTCGACGTGAAGATGCACCACGAGCTGCCCGACTTCATGGCGACGCGCGGCGGCGTCTCGCTGCGCCCGGGCGACGGCGTGATCCACAGCTGGCTCAACCGCCTGCTCACGCCCGACACCGTCGGCACCGGCGGCGACAGCCACACGCGCTTCCCGATCGGCATCAGCTTCCCGGCCGGCTCCGGCCTGGTCGCCTTCGCGGCCGCCACCGGCGTGATGCCGCTGGACATGCCCGAGTCGGTGCTGGTGCGCTTCAAGGGCAAGATGCAGCCGGGCGTCACGTTGCGCGACCTGGTCAACGCCATTCCGCTGTACGCGATCAAGTCGGGCCTGCTGACCGTCGCCAAGCAGGGCAAGAAGAACATCTTCTCGGGCCGCATCCTGGAAATCGAGGGCCTGCCCGACCTGAAGGTGGAACAGGCCTTCGAGCTGAGCGACGCCTCGGCCGAACGCTCGGCCGCCGGCTGCACGGTGCACCTGAACAAGGAACCGATCATCGAATACATCAACAGCAACATCACGTTGATGCGCTGGATGATCGCCGAAGGCTACGCCGACGGCCGCACGCTGGCGCGCCGCATCGCCGCGCAGGAAGCCTGGCTGAAGGACCCGCAACTGCTCAAGGGCGACGACGACGCGGACTACGCGGCCGTCATCGAGATCGACCTGGCCGACATCCACGAACCCATCGTCGCCTGCCCGAACGACCCGGACGACGTGAAGACGCTGTCCGACGTGGCCGGCGCCAAGATCGACGAGGTGTTCATCGGCTCGTGCATGACCAACATCGGCCACTTCCGCGCGGCATCGAAGCTGCTCGAAGGCAAGCGCGACATCCCGGTCAAGCTGTGGATCGCGCCGCCGACCAAGATGGACGCGCACCAGCTCACCGAAGAAGGCCATTACGGCGTGTTCGGCAACGCCGGCGCGCGCACCGAGATGCCGGGCTGCTCGCTGTGCATGGGCAACCAGGCCCAGGTGCGCGAAGGCGCGACGGTGATGTCGACCTCGACCCGCAACTTCCCCAACCGCCTGGGCAAGAACACCTTCGTGTACCTCGGCAGCGCCGAGCTGGCCGCGATCTGCTCGCGCCTGGGCCGCATCCCGACCAAGGAAGAGTACATGGCGAGCGTCGGCGTGCTGGATGCGTCCAGCGCGCAGATCTACCAGTACCTCAACTTCGACAAGCTCGACGAGTACCGGGACGTGGCGGCCGGCGTCGCAGCCTGA
- a CDS encoding HpcH/HpaI aldolase/citrate lyase family protein — protein sequence MSASPTPTSHPRDVLLGAQAGAVVLPVCDHYSGVEARMKKSLALQAEMAEEFGACVFDVTLDCEDGAPVGGEAEHAQLVTELALAAAPAMRVGVRVHPVDHAAFEADIATIAGRAGRRLSHLMVPKVESVADVAQAAKALDAAGAGDLPLHVLIESPLAVHRAFDIAAHPRVQSLSFGLMDFVSAHAGAIPADGMGALGQFTHPLVVRAKLAIASAAHAHGKVPSHCVVTEFSNALALRAAAKRAADEFGYTRMWSIHPSQIRPILEAFAPDEGRIDLATRIVDAAIRQNWAPVSIDGTLHDRASYRHFWQVLERAHATGRPLPAEAQAWFDAPKH from the coding sequence ATGAGCGCTTCGCCCACCCCCACATCCCACCCGCGCGACGTGCTGCTGGGCGCGCAGGCCGGGGCCGTCGTGCTGCCGGTGTGCGACCACTACAGCGGCGTCGAGGCGCGCATGAAGAAGAGCCTCGCGCTCCAGGCCGAGATGGCCGAGGAATTCGGCGCCTGCGTGTTCGACGTGACGCTGGACTGCGAAGACGGCGCCCCCGTGGGCGGCGAGGCCGAGCATGCGCAACTCGTCACCGAATTGGCGCTGGCCGCTGCGCCGGCGATGCGCGTCGGTGTGCGCGTGCACCCGGTCGACCACGCGGCCTTCGAAGCCGACATCGCCACCATCGCCGGCCGCGCCGGCCGGCGACTGAGCCACCTGATGGTGCCCAAGGTCGAATCCGTCGCCGACGTGGCCCAGGCCGCCAAGGCGCTCGATGCCGCCGGCGCGGGCGATCTGCCCCTGCACGTGCTCATCGAGTCGCCGCTGGCCGTGCACCGCGCCTTCGACATCGCCGCCCATCCACGCGTGCAGTCGCTGAGCTTCGGGCTGATGGACTTCGTGTCGGCCCATGCCGGCGCCATCCCGGCCGACGGCATGGGCGCCCTCGGCCAGTTCACCCATCCCCTCGTGGTGCGCGCCAAGCTCGCCATCGCCTCGGCCGCCCACGCCCACGGCAAGGTGCCCTCGCACTGCGTCGTGACCGAGTTCAGCAACGCCCTGGCCCTGCGGGCCGCGGCGAAGCGGGCGGCCGACGAGTTCGGCTACACCCGCATGTGGAGCATCCACCCGAGCCAGATCCGTCCGATCCTCGAGGCCTTCGCGCCCGATGAGGGCCGGATCGACCTGGCCACCCGCATCGTCGATGCCGCCATACGCCAGAATTGGGCCCCTGTCAGCATCGACGGGACGCTCCACGACCGCGCGAGCTACCGCCATTTCTGGCAGGTGCTCGAACGCGCCCATGCCACAGGCCGACCGCTGCCCGCCGAGGCGCAGGCCTGGTTCGACGCGCCGAAACACTGA
- the tam gene encoding trans-aconitate 2-methyltransferase — translation MLDWNPALYTRYEDERTRPAAELLARVPLAEAARVVDLGCGPGNSTELLARRFPQADMLGIDNSEAMLVSARKRLPQARFEFGDIGRWTPDVAPDLIYANAALQWVPDHETLVPRLFAALAPGGVLAIQMPDNRAEPTHRLMREVASEAPWKEPIGDADRLRTELLKLGGYYDLLARDAAHVDVWHTIYQHPMASAAAIVEWVSSTGLKPFVDPLDAALKASYLATYEHRIAQAYPPRADGKLLLAFPRMFIVARKA, via the coding sequence ATGCTCGATTGGAACCCCGCGCTCTACACCCGCTACGAGGATGAGCGCACCCGCCCGGCGGCCGAGCTGCTGGCGCGCGTTCCGCTGGCGGAGGCGGCCCGTGTGGTCGACCTCGGTTGTGGCCCGGGCAATTCCACCGAGTTGCTGGCACGCCGCTTCCCGCAAGCGGACATGCTGGGCATCGACAACTCCGAGGCCATGCTGGTCAGCGCGCGCAAGCGGCTGCCGCAGGCCCGGTTCGAATTCGGTGACATCGGCCGCTGGACGCCCGATGTTGCCCCCGATCTCATTTACGCCAATGCGGCGCTGCAATGGGTCCCGGATCACGAGACGCTGGTCCCGCGCCTGTTCGCCGCCCTGGCCCCCGGTGGCGTGCTCGCCATCCAGATGCCCGACAACCGGGCCGAACCCACGCACCGCCTGATGCGCGAAGTCGCGTCCGAAGCGCCGTGGAAAGAGCCCATCGGCGACGCCGACAGGCTGCGCACCGAACTGCTGAAACTGGGCGGTTACTACGACCTGCTGGCCCGCGATGCCGCCCATGTCGACGTGTGGCACACCATCTACCAGCACCCGATGGCATCGGCCGCGGCCATCGTCGAATGGGTGAGCAGCACCGGGCTCAAGCCCTTCGTCGACCCGCTCGACGCCGCGCTGAAGGCGAGCTATCTCGCAACCTACGAACACCGCATCGCGCAGGCCTATCCGCCGCGCGCGGATGGAAAGCTGCTGCTGGCCTTCCCGCGCATGTTCATCGTGGCCCGCAAGGCATGA
- a CDS encoding malate dehydrogenase, with amino-acid sequence MSKKPVRVAVTGAAGQIGYALLFRIASGEMLGKDQPVILQLLEIPDEKAQKALKGVMMELDDCAFPLLAGMEAHGDPMTAFKDADYALLVGSRPRGPGMERAELLAVNGAIFTAQGAALNAVASRNVKVLVVGNPANTNAYIAMKSAPDLPRKNFTAMLRLDHNRAASQIAAKTGKAVADIEKLTVWGNHSPTMYADYRFATINGESVAKMINDQEWNANTFLPTVGKRGAAIIEARGLSSAASAANAAIDHMRDWALGTNGKWVTMGIPSDGQYGIPKDVMFGFPVTCENGEYKVVEGLAIDAFSQERIDKTLKELTDEQAGVAHLVK; translated from the coding sequence ATGAGCAAAAAGCCCGTTCGCGTTGCCGTCACCGGCGCCGCCGGCCAAATCGGTTACGCCCTGTTGTTCCGCATCGCTTCCGGCGAAATGCTCGGCAAGGACCAGCCCGTCATCCTGCAGTTGCTCGAAATCCCCGACGAGAAGGCCCAGAAGGCGCTCAAGGGCGTGATGATGGAACTCGACGACTGCGCGTTCCCGCTGCTCGCCGGCATGGAAGCGCACGGCGACCCGATGACCGCCTTCAAGGACGCCGACTACGCGCTGCTGGTCGGTTCGCGTCCGCGCGGCCCGGGCATGGAACGTGCCGAACTGCTGGCCGTCAACGGCGCCATCTTCACCGCCCAGGGTGCTGCACTGAACGCCGTCGCCAGCCGCAACGTCAAGGTGCTGGTGGTGGGCAACCCCGCCAACACCAACGCCTACATCGCAATGAAGAGCGCGCCCGACCTGCCGCGCAAGAACTTCACCGCCATGCTGCGCCTGGACCACAACCGCGCTGCGAGCCAGATCGCTGCCAAGACCGGCAAGGCCGTGGCCGACATCGAGAAGCTCACCGTCTGGGGCAACCACTCGCCCACGATGTACGCCGACTACCGCTTCGCGACCATCAACGGCGAGTCCGTCGCCAAGATGATCAACGACCAGGAATGGAACGCCAACACCTTCCTGCCGACCGTCGGCAAGCGCGGCGCGGCCATCATCGAGGCGCGCGGCCTGTCGTCGGCCGCTTCGGCCGCCAACGCTGCCATCGACCACATGCGCGACTGGGCCCTGGGCACCAACGGCAAGTGGGTCACGATGGGCATCCCGTCGGACGGCCAGTACGGCATTCCGAAGGACGTCATGTTCGGCTTCCCGGTCACCTGCGAGAACGGCGAATACAAGGTCGTCGAAGGTCTGGCCATCGATGCCTTCAGCCAGGAGCGCATCGACAAGACGCTCAAGGAGCTGACGGACGAGCAAGCCGGCGTGGCCCACCTGGTCAAGTAA
- a CDS encoding GntR family transcriptional regulator, with protein MSTPTLPDPATPSFSPLYQQIKALILQSLQAGEWKPGEPIPSEMDLAARFRVSQGTVRKAIDELAAENLVLRRQGKGTFVATHAEQQVQYRFLKLVPDSGDTAAEGPAERTIVDCKRLRASADVARALALRTGDAVLQVRRVLAYAGVPTILEDLWLPGAPFKGLTAERLRASRGPMYAMFEAEFGVRMVRAEEKIRAVLPDAEQALLLDVAANTPLLSVERVAHTYNDTPMELRRGLYRTDTHHYRNDLG; from the coding sequence ATGAGCACGCCCACCCTTCCCGACCCCGCCACGCCGTCCTTCAGTCCGCTGTACCAGCAGATCAAGGCGCTGATCCTGCAGAGCCTGCAGGCGGGCGAATGGAAGCCCGGCGAACCGATCCCGAGCGAGATGGACCTGGCCGCACGCTTCCGCGTGAGCCAGGGCACGGTGCGAAAGGCCATCGACGAACTTGCCGCCGAGAACCTCGTGCTGCGGCGTCAGGGCAAGGGCACCTTTGTCGCCACCCATGCCGAGCAGCAGGTGCAGTACCGCTTCCTGAAGCTGGTGCCCGACAGCGGCGACACCGCCGCCGAAGGCCCGGCCGAGCGGACCATCGTCGACTGCAAACGGCTGCGCGCCTCGGCCGACGTGGCGCGCGCGCTGGCGCTGCGCACCGGCGACGCCGTGCTGCAGGTGCGCCGCGTGCTGGCGTACGCCGGGGTCCCGACCATCCTCGAAGACCTCTGGCTGCCCGGCGCGCCGTTCAAGGGCCTCACCGCCGAGCGCCTGCGCGCATCGCGCGGCCCCATGTACGCGATGTTCGAGGCGGAGTTCGGCGTGCGCATGGTGCGCGCCGAGGAAAAGATCCGTGCCGTGCTGCCCGATGCCGAACAGGCCCTGCTGCTCGATGTGGCCGCCAACACGCCGCTGCTGAGTGTCGAGCGCGTCGCGCACACCTACAACGACACCCCGATGGAGCTTCGGCGCGGCCTCTACCGCACCGACACCCACCACTACCGCAACGATCTGGGCTGA
- the sdhC gene encoding succinate dehydrogenase, cytochrome b556 subunit: protein MTELAKTPRPPRREFRNINAFTDLTTYRLPPAGIVSILHRVSGVLMFLLLPFIIWMFDTSVSSEISFARFKAAFNSGLGFAPGWFLKLVALALIWAYLHHFIAGLRHLWMDVSHAAVNKEFGKSSAIATLALSILLTVVLGAKLFGLY from the coding sequence ATGACCGAGCTTGCCAAAACACCCCGTCCGCCGAGACGCGAGTTCCGCAACATCAATGCCTTCACCGACCTCACCACCTACCGCCTTCCGCCCGCCGGCATCGTCTCGATCCTGCACCGCGTCAGCGGCGTGCTGATGTTCCTGCTGCTGCCGTTCATCATCTGGATGTTCGACACCTCGGTGTCTTCCGAGATCTCGTTCGCACGCTTCAAGGCCGCCTTCAACAGCGGCCTGGGCTTCGCGCCGGGCTGGTTCCTGAAACTGGTCGCGCTGGCACTGATCTGGGCCTACCTGCACCACTTCATCGCCGGCCTGCGCCACCTGTGGATGGACGTGAGCCACGCCGCCGTCAACAAGGAGTTCGGCAAGAGCTCCGCCATCGCCACGCTCGCCCTGAGCATCCTGCTGACCGTCGTTCTCGGCGCGAAGCTCTTCGGCCTGTACTGA
- the sdhD gene encoding succinate dehydrogenase, hydrophobic membrane anchor protein, which translates to MSVNYGSKRIVVGAHYGLRDWLSQRITGGLMALFTILVLAQLLFSRGPIGYDTWSGIFSAQWMKVLTFVVIASILYHVWVGMRDVWMDYVQPVAIRLALQIFTIVWLVGCAGWAIQVLWRL; encoded by the coding sequence ATGTCTGTGAATTACGGCTCCAAACGCATCGTCGTCGGTGCGCACTACGGTCTGCGCGACTGGCTCAGCCAGCGCATCACCGGCGGCCTGATGGCCCTCTTCACCATCCTCGTGCTGGCGCAGTTGCTCTTCTCGCGCGGCCCCATCGGCTACGACACCTGGTCGGGCATCTTCTCGGCCCAATGGATGAAGGTTCTGACCTTCGTGGTGATCGCTTCGATCCTCTACCACGTATGGGTGGGCATGCGCGATGTCTGGATGGACTACGTCCAGCCCGTCGCCATTCGCCTTGCCCTGCAAATTTTCACGATCGTCTGGCTTGTGGGTTGCGCGGGTTGGGCCATTCAAGTGCTCTGGAGACTCTGA